A genomic region of Pseudomonas sp. MPC6 contains the following coding sequences:
- a CDS encoding aminotransferase class V-fold PLP-dependent enzyme, whose product MSKLYPSIDPDGLIEYSVVYTDRSLNHMSQAFQGVMKNISSTLKQVYNAQAVAVVPGSGTFGMEAVARQFAGGQQCLVIRNGWFSYRWSQILEMGNIPAATTVLKARPVEAGRQAAYAPPPLDEVLATIQAQKPQIVFAPHVETSSGIILPDDYLRAVGDAVHAVGGLFVLDCIASGALWVDMQKCAIDLLISAPQKGWSASPCCALVMFSPLALERIEQTQSSSFACDLKKWLQIMHAYEQGGHAYHATMPSDALARFSEIMKETQAYGFDKVRDEQQALGDRVRALLTAKGIKSVAAAGFEAPGVVVSYTDDAEIKSGKKFAAHGLQIAAGVPLQCDEPADFQTFRIGLFGLEKLHNIERTVSTLEQALDEVLGN is encoded by the coding sequence ATGTCAAAGCTATATCCCAGTATCGATCCCGACGGACTGATCGAGTACTCGGTGGTCTACACCGACCGCTCGCTCAACCACATGTCGCAGGCGTTCCAGGGGGTGATGAAAAACATTTCCAGCACCCTGAAACAGGTCTACAACGCCCAGGCCGTTGCGGTGGTCCCCGGCAGCGGCACCTTCGGCATGGAAGCGGTGGCGCGGCAGTTTGCCGGCGGCCAGCAATGCCTGGTGATCCGCAATGGCTGGTTCAGTTATCGCTGGAGCCAGATCCTCGAGATGGGCAACATCCCGGCGGCCACCACGGTATTGAAAGCGCGTCCGGTCGAGGCTGGCCGCCAAGCCGCCTACGCCCCACCGCCCCTCGACGAAGTGCTGGCAACCATTCAGGCGCAGAAGCCGCAGATCGTGTTCGCCCCCCACGTTGAAACCTCATCGGGGATCATCCTTCCCGATGATTACCTGCGCGCCGTCGGCGACGCCGTGCATGCCGTGGGTGGCCTGTTCGTGCTGGACTGCATCGCCTCGGGCGCGCTGTGGGTCGACATGCAAAAGTGCGCGATCGACCTGCTGATCAGTGCGCCGCAGAAGGGCTGGAGCGCGTCCCCTTGCTGCGCCCTGGTGATGTTCAGTCCGTTGGCCCTGGAGCGCATCGAGCAGACCCAGAGCAGCAGCTTCGCCTGCGACCTGAAAAAATGGCTGCAGATCATGCACGCCTACGAACAGGGCGGGCATGCCTACCACGCGACCATGCCCAGCGACGCGCTGGCGCGTTTCAGCGAAATAATGAAAGAGACCCAAGCCTATGGCTTCGACAAGGTTCGCGACGAACAGCAGGCGCTGGGCGACCGGGTGCGCGCCCTGTTGACCGCCAAGGGTATCAAGAGCGTGGCCGCAGCCGGCTTTGAGGCCCCTGGCGTCGTAGTCAGCTATACCGACGATGCCGAGATCAAGAGCGGCAAGAAATTTGCCGCGCACGGCCTGCAGATCGCCGCCGGCGTGCCGTTGCAATGCGACGAGCCGGCCGACTTCCAGACCTTTCGCATCGGTCTGTTCGGACTCGAAAAGCTGCACAATATCGAACGCACGGTCAGCACACTCGAACAGGCGCTGGACGAGGTATTGGGTAACTGA
- a CDS encoding MoxR family ATPase yields the protein MTDLNFEPASRLVPVRELFGIDSSMRVPVFLTPDEHVPEVDAAYRFNPEVTLAILAGFTRNRRVMLQGLHGSGKSTHIEQVAARLNWPCTRVNLDGHISRLDLIGKDGIVLREGKQVTEFQEGVLPWALRRPMALIFDEYDAGRPDVMFVIQRILERDGKLNLLDQNLLIHPHPAFRLFATANTVGLGNLNGLYNGTQVLNQAQLDRWNIVATLNYLPQAEEVAIVAARVPHLLARHGERLLTQMVAVADLTRQGFASGDLSTLMSPRCVISWAENMEIFSDPALAFRLSFLNKCDEAERPIVAEYYQRCFDEELAESAFPLLALA from the coding sequence ATGACCGACCTGAACTTCGAACCTGCCAGCCGCCTGGTCCCTGTCCGGGAGTTGTTCGGTATCGACTCCAGCATGCGCGTCCCGGTATTCCTCACCCCGGACGAACATGTGCCGGAAGTCGACGCGGCTTATCGCTTCAACCCGGAAGTCACCCTGGCGATTCTCGCGGGCTTCACCCGCAATCGCCGGGTGATGCTGCAAGGCCTGCACGGCAGCGGCAAGTCGACCCATATCGAACAGGTCGCTGCGCGGCTCAACTGGCCTTGCACGCGCGTCAACCTGGACGGTCATATCAGCCGCCTGGACCTGATCGGCAAGGACGGCATCGTCTTGCGTGAGGGTAAGCAGGTCACCGAATTCCAGGAAGGCGTCTTGCCCTGGGCACTGCGCCGGCCCATGGCGCTGATCTTCGACGAATACGACGCTGGCCGCCCGGACGTCATGTTCGTGATTCAGCGCATCCTCGAACGCGACGGCAAGCTCAACCTGCTCGACCAGAATCTGCTGATCCATCCGCACCCCGCGTTCCGCCTGTTCGCCACCGCCAACACCGTGGGCCTGGGCAACCTGAACGGGCTGTACAACGGCACCCAGGTGCTCAATCAGGCGCAGCTGGATCGCTGGAACATCGTCGCCACCCTGAACTACCTGCCCCAGGCCGAAGAAGTCGCGATAGTCGCCGCGCGGGTGCCGCACCTGCTCGCCCGCCACGGCGAACGGTTGCTGACACAGATGGTGGCGGTGGCCGACCTGACTCGCCAGGGCTTCGCCAGCGGCGACCTGTCGACCCTGATGTCGCCGCGCTGCGTGATCTCCTGGGCGGAAAACATGGAAATTTTCAGCGACCCGGCGCTGGCCTTCCGCCTGTCGTTCCTCAACAAATGCGACGAAGCCGAACGGCCAATCGTCGCCGAATACTACCAACGCTGTTTCGACGAGGAGCTGGCCGAATCGGCGTTCCCCCTGCTGGCACTTGCTTGA